The following proteins come from a genomic window of Proteinivorax hydrogeniformans:
- a CDS encoding GIY-YIG nuclease family protein, with the protein MLRCSDNTLYTGWTTDLKKRLKVHNSGKGAKYTAPRLPVKLVYFEQHTNQSEAQKREWEIKQLSKAAKEKLILIKKCST; encoded by the coding sequence ATGCTGAGATGTTCAGACAATACGCTCTATACTGGCTGGACAACTGATTTAAAGAAAAGGTTAAAAGTTCATAACAGTGGTAAAGGGGCTAAATATACTGCTCCAAGATTACCGGTAAAGCTAGTTTATTTTGAACAGCACACAAATCAAAGTGAAGCGCAAAAGAGGGAATGGGAGATTAAACAGCTTTCAAAGGCTGCAAAAGAAAAATTAATTTTAATAAAAAAATGCTCCACCTAA
- a CDS encoding glutamine synthetase — MLKNNPQVKFVSVMGVDLGGNTTDAKIPIEIFLTDMEGFLKNGVQTDGSSVVLPEIATLGDAKVDLLPDTESSWFVDYNYDNPYDEKRYVGTLRIPAFLVHNGNFVDSRSILKRSLNFFEEKVREALKEHPHLLTNIGIDDASNIEEFLFTAATELEFWVKTPEDSEDIEKLSTSQNLKEQYWKRTQGTVRTALEKTIELMGKYGIEPEMGHKEVGGINSTIGINGKQNHVVEQLEIDWKYSDALQAGDNEILVRELVYDTFTSFGLEVTFAAKPIADVAGSGEHTHMGVAVKLNNGKIINLFSPKEMDNDYLSLIGYGGLLGLLKNYEAINPFVTSSTDAFNRLKPGFEAPVCTVASLGNDVKTPSRNRSILVGLIRDLTNPMATRFELRSPNPLSNTYLVMASSYQGMLDGILATMHIEDPQTLENEISKSAQTEGIYLEQNRQYRCEQDIFHDFSAHERSNLFGKTPETVWDNFHFFQQNEEKQATLLNGNVFTKALISSYKTATLDRWKEELLHRIIPSNMEVVREFVKSHNIEGSTDLDVVRWEKILKLRSYLVKDSLEQSSLFTRLRDALNDGQLDKASELQKEMNCIMSELRNLYSSYKRNLI; from the coding sequence ATGCTTAAAAACAATCCTCAGGTCAAATTTGTTTCGGTAATGGGTGTTGACTTAGGTGGAAATACCACTGATGCTAAAATACCAATAGAAATCTTTTTAACCGATATGGAAGGCTTTTTAAAAAACGGGGTTCAAACAGACGGTTCCTCTGTTGTTTTGCCAGAGATAGCCACTTTAGGAGACGCAAAAGTGGATTTGCTTCCAGACACAGAGAGCAGTTGGTTTGTTGATTACAATTATGATAACCCTTATGATGAAAAACGCTATGTAGGAACCTTGAGAATTCCTGCTTTTTTAGTACATAACGGTAATTTTGTGGACTCTAGATCAATTTTAAAAAGATCTCTTAATTTCTTTGAAGAAAAAGTAAGAGAAGCATTAAAGGAGCATCCACACCTGTTAACAAACATAGGTATTGACGATGCTAGTAACATAGAGGAGTTTCTTTTTACTGCAGCAACTGAATTGGAGTTTTGGGTTAAAACTCCTGAAGATAGCGAAGATATCGAAAAGCTATCTACTTCGCAAAACCTAAAAGAGCAGTACTGGAAAAGAACGCAAGGGACGGTTCGTACTGCCTTAGAAAAAACTATTGAACTTATGGGCAAGTATGGAATCGAACCGGAGATGGGCCACAAGGAAGTGGGTGGCATTAACAGTACAATAGGTATAAACGGTAAACAAAATCATGTTGTCGAGCAGTTAGAAATTGACTGGAAATACTCCGATGCCCTTCAAGCGGGGGATAATGAAATATTAGTCCGTGAACTTGTGTACGATACCTTTACCTCCTTTGGCTTAGAGGTAACTTTTGCTGCAAAACCAATCGCTGATGTAGCGGGAAGTGGTGAGCACACTCACATGGGTGTTGCTGTTAAGCTTAATAACGGTAAGATAATAAATTTGTTTTCTCCAAAAGAAATGGACAATGACTATCTTAGTTTAATTGGGTATGGAGGGTTGTTAGGTCTTCTTAAAAACTATGAAGCTATCAATCCTTTTGTAACTAGCTCCACCGATGCGTTTAATCGCCTAAAACCAGGCTTTGAAGCCCCGGTTTGTACTGTTGCTTCTTTAGGTAATGATGTAAAAACGCCGTCTAGAAATCGGTCTATACTTGTTGGCCTTATTCGGGACTTAACAAATCCTATGGCCACCAGGTTTGAACTAAGATCACCAAACCCACTGTCAAATACCTATCTGGTAATGGCGTCTAGCTATCAAGGAATGCTAGATGGAATATTAGCAACGATGCATATCGAAGACCCGCAAACATTAGAAAACGAGATTTCTAAATCAGCTCAAACAGAGGGTATATACCTAGAACAAAATCGCCAGTATAGATGTGAACAAGACATATTCCACGATTTTTCTGCCCATGAACGAAGTAATCTTTTTGGCAAAACGCCAGAAACAGTTTGGGATAATTTCCACTTTTTTCAACAAAACGAAGAAAAACAAGCTACGTTGCTTAATGGTAATGTATTTACAAAAGCTTTGATTTCCTCATATAAAACTGCCACTTTAGATCGCTGGAAAGAAGAACTTTTACACAGAATTATCCCCAGCAATATGGAAGTAGTGCGCGAGTTTGTTAAAAGCCACAACATCGAAGGTAGCACAGATTTGGATGTAGTACGCTGGGAAAAAATATTAAAGCTTAGAAGTTATTTAGTAAAGGATAGTCTAGAGCAAAGTTCTCTGTTTACAAGACTCAGAGATGCTCTAAATGATGGGCAGTTAGATAAAGCCTCGGAGTTACAAAAAGAGATGAACTGTATCATGTCAGAACTACGCAACCTATATTCCTCTTATAAAAGAAACCTTATATAG
- a CDS encoding putative manganese transporter — MFLEILELFFESAEDAFLEVGVFVGAILLLFGYINYRKSGNFIKSIERSKRFQPILGALLGLTPGCGGAVFVMPLFFKGSVTFGTVVATLMATMGDSAFVLIPTSPYHYVLVSILSFIPAVITGYLVDKTSLGDFILRKYKEKLALLNGQKDKLKVEPKPTPTQQKNGLKLTYIFWGLLAVGLVFGTMEILMIDIGEFSSFLGEFGDIVGIVGTLFCLGIMFKGKKWIRDDSVESQEAKSKSLKATLKHSTLETAFVTSWVLVGFLAFELLVLGAGGGDYAAGEQVVESVLLAAGLASVFVAVAVGIIPGCGPQIIFVALFTQGLVPFAALIANAISQDGDALFPVLAMDRRSAIYASLINKVPALIMGLFIFWLEFYTDFGQYVQLALDSFKGIFI, encoded by the coding sequence ATGTTTTTAGAAATTTTAGAGCTCTTTTTTGAAAGTGCAGAAGATGCTTTTTTAGAAGTAGGAGTTTTTGTGGGAGCGATTCTATTACTTTTCGGCTATATAAATTACAGAAAATCCGGAAACTTTATTAAGTCTATTGAACGATCAAAAAGATTTCAGCCTATACTTGGTGCGCTACTTGGATTAACCCCAGGCTGTGGGGGAGCAGTTTTTGTAATGCCGTTATTCTTCAAGGGAAGTGTGACATTTGGTACTGTTGTAGCAACGCTAATGGCTACTATGGGCGATTCGGCATTCGTGCTTATACCTACTAGCCCCTACCATTATGTGCTTGTGTCAATTTTATCTTTTATTCCCGCTGTTATTACCGGCTATTTAGTAGATAAAACAAGTTTAGGAGACTTTATTCTCCGTAAGTATAAAGAGAAGCTGGCTTTATTAAATGGACAAAAGGATAAGCTGAAAGTGGAACCAAAACCAACGCCAACACAACAAAAAAATGGCTTAAAACTAACCTATATCTTTTGGGGCTTACTTGCGGTAGGTTTGGTCTTTGGAACTATGGAAATTTTGATGATAGATATAGGGGAGTTTTCCTCTTTTCTAGGTGAGTTTGGAGACATCGTCGGTATTGTAGGAACTCTATTCTGCCTAGGTATAATGTTTAAAGGTAAAAAGTGGATTAGAGACGATAGCGTTGAAAGTCAAGAGGCTAAGTCTAAATCGTTAAAAGCAACTTTGAAGCATAGCACGTTAGAAACTGCCTTTGTAACAAGTTGGGTGCTAGTTGGATTTTTAGCTTTTGAGCTTTTAGTATTAGGAGCAGGGGGAGGGGATTACGCAGCCGGTGAGCAAGTAGTAGAAAGCGTATTGCTAGCAGCTGGGTTAGCTTCAGTTTTTGTAGCAGTTGCAGTTGGCATCATTCCAGGATGTGGTCCTCAAATTATATTTGTAGCTTTATTCACCCAAGGTTTAGTGCCTTTTGCCGCACTTATCGCTAATGCTATTTCCCAAGACGGAGATGCCTTGTTCCCTGTTTTGGCTATGGATAGGCGAAGTGCAATCTACGCTTCCTTAATCAACAAAGTACCGGCATTAATTATGGGGTTATTCATTTTCTGGCTGGAGTTTTATACAGACTTTGGCCAATATGTCCAATTAGCTTTGGATAGCTTTAAAGGAATATTTATTTAG
- a CDS encoding glycerophosphodiester phosphodiesterase family protein — translation MKWLKILALTFTAMVVLFTTVWLLIPVMGQQSLGAELSDKLEIPHPTVIAHRGASHLAPESTAPAYKLARDLGADYLEADLQRTKDGVIVVFHDETLERTTNIEEVYPNRLHQTIDQFTYEELLKLDIGSWFNDKHPERYRESYLGLKILTLDGLIDIAEAGNNNPGLYLETKFIDKYPGMEQDIVDILESRGWIGKEPKLSGIDKSSNKEIGAPTVNVAEGSSRVIFQSFYPESVVELKKIAPDVLAVLLISESIEEERGWNKIIEEAVNISDGIGPVGTLAWPWRLGPAHKHQLIIHPYTINPAWQMKLLRHFGADGVFTDRPEIAIEVYEKGGPIKIEALFERLGY, via the coding sequence TTGAAATGGCTTAAAATATTAGCGTTAACTTTTACGGCGATGGTAGTTTTATTCACTACTGTGTGGTTGCTAATTCCAGTTATGGGGCAACAAAGCTTAGGAGCGGAGCTTTCTGATAAACTAGAAATCCCTCATCCTACCGTAATAGCTCATAGGGGCGCATCTCATTTGGCACCCGAGTCAACAGCGCCCGCTTATAAGTTAGCTAGAGATTTAGGGGCAGACTATCTAGAAGCAGACCTTCAGCGCACTAAAGACGGAGTAATTGTTGTATTTCATGATGAAACTTTAGAAAGAACAACAAATATAGAAGAAGTGTACCCAAATAGACTACATCAAACCATAGATCAATTCACATACGAGGAACTTTTAAAGCTTGATATAGGAAGCTGGTTTAATGACAAGCACCCAGAGAGGTATAGAGAATCTTACTTAGGACTTAAAATACTTACATTAGATGGACTTATCGATATAGCTGAAGCAGGAAACAACAATCCAGGATTATATCTAGAGACAAAGTTTATAGACAAATACCCTGGGATGGAGCAAGATATAGTAGACATACTAGAATCTAGAGGTTGGATTGGAAAAGAGCCAAAGCTTTCAGGTATAGATAAGTCTTCTAATAAGGAAATAGGTGCTCCAACTGTTAATGTGGCGGAAGGTTCATCTAGAGTGATTTTTCAGTCCTTTTATCCCGAGAGTGTAGTGGAACTTAAAAAAATAGCACCGGATGTTTTGGCAGTACTGCTAATAAGTGAGTCCATAGAAGAAGAACGGGGATGGAACAAAATTATTGAAGAGGCTGTTAATATTTCAGATGGTATTGGTCCCGTAGGAACTTTGGCATGGCCATGGAGGTTAGGACCTGCACATAAACATCAGCTTATTATTCACCCATACACTATTAACCCTGCATGGCAAATGAAGCTACTGAGGCATTTCGGAGCAGACGGGGTATTTACAGATCGTCCTGAGATAGCAATTGAAGTTTATGAAAAAGGCGGGCCCATAAAGATAGAAGCATTATTCGAAAGACTAGGTTATTAA
- a CDS encoding TVP38/TMEM64 family protein encodes MKKFINKFKYAIVLSIIFIFALYVISHSRGNMENLTEFFYQQRTNPWTPFIYIFVYVSFVLISLPASALTLLAGPLFGFFRGLIYVLIGFNLSAHLCFIIARKLGKEKVEKFIDANGKIKKYSDKIGEHGFMVMLYLRLIPIFPYALLNYVSGLSVISFKEYALATFLGKLPFLAVMVYFSTSVADAKENPLGVVISIALMCVMLLFVNVIRKKTKIVE; translated from the coding sequence ATGAAAAAATTCATCAATAAATTCAAGTATGCAATAGTTCTATCTATAATATTTATTTTTGCACTATATGTTATATCACATAGTAGAGGAAACATGGAAAACCTTACGGAATTTTTCTATCAACAACGTACAAATCCATGGACACCCTTTATTTACATTTTTGTGTATGTTTCTTTCGTGCTAATTTCGTTGCCCGCATCTGCGCTGACTCTTTTAGCTGGACCGTTATTTGGTTTTTTTAGGGGTTTAATTTACGTGCTAATAGGTTTTAATTTATCAGCTCACTTATGCTTTATTATTGCAAGAAAGCTAGGCAAGGAGAAAGTGGAAAAATTTATCGATGCAAACGGAAAAATCAAGAAGTACTCTGATAAGATAGGAGAACATGGGTTTATGGTAATGCTTTACTTAAGACTGATCCCTATATTTCCATATGCACTTTTAAACTATGTTTCGGGATTGTCAGTGATAAGCTTTAAAGAATATGCTTTAGCCACTTTTTTGGGCAAGTTACCTTTTTTAGCAGTAATGGTTTATTTTTCTACATCAGTTGCTGATGCTAAGGAAAATCCTCTTGGTGTGGTAATATCTATAGCTTTGATGTGTGTAATGTTACTTTTTGTAAATGTGATAAGGAAAAAGACTAAAATTGTTGAGTAA
- a CDS encoding iron dependent repressor, metal binding and dimerization domain protein, protein MSKDDKFRTVRGYQLANMTNDKLTSSMEDYIEMIYRFRQCDEGIRVTDLAKRLNVKESSVTKMMKRLADLGLVSYRKYGTIKLTKKGMEVGRFLLSRHEIVELFLKNICSSEVSLKDVELIEHNCSLETLRFFHTFNSFLSCHPEIKSMFKNFKEEFTKE, encoded by the coding sequence ATGAGTAAAGATGACAAGTTTCGCACTGTTCGGGGGTATCAACTTGCTAATATGACAAATGATAAATTAACATCAAGTATGGAAGACTATATAGAAATGATATACCGTTTTAGGCAATGTGATGAAGGCATTAGGGTTACGGATTTGGCCAAGCGTTTAAATGTTAAAGAATCTTCGGTAACAAAAATGATGAAAAGGTTAGCAGATTTAGGGTTAGTAAGTTATAGAAAATATGGTACAATAAAGTTAACAAAAAAAGGAATGGAAGTAGGACGTTTTCTGTTAAGCAGACACGAAATCGTAGAATTGTTTCTTAAAAATATATGCTCATCTGAAGTTAGTTTAAAAGATGTTGAGTTAATAGAGCATAATTGTTCATTAGAGACTCTCCGTTTTTTCCATACGTTCAATAGTTTTTTAAGCTGTCATCCTGAAATTAAGTCCATGTTTAAAAATTTTAAAGAGGAATTCACAAAAGAGTAA